The Oryzias melastigma strain HK-1 linkage group LG6, ASM292280v2, whole genome shotgun sequence genome includes a window with the following:
- the LOC112151736 gene encoding uncharacterized protein LOC112151736, with translation MAGAIARTTQDLTSAADMRNTTQMLMQPNANWEEYLAPGPISVAIMGELVFISSNTDFSINKNPPKDGFKYIKYPESFRACLMQVCNLGWHAFNTAHKNMDQIRIHTANVPGFMKSAVKILFQNNDEIVKSLLPNMLESISRIADQCVVLADGAEKQYADVICLIQELLEACINAEYFYGEKLEEIKMKIQENKLKEQTAKEITERSKKTFETLSKEMEEAQNQYKNAMNSLPSGWEIIGMDVVEGLGQIVTVLGNACVSMSSSNTESSGKTASKTNPNKEGENKDMVSEIAIYSRSEQILKLTSIFGEFINDKGINWKELYDQKNKSTKTKWSEDQFKRISQELEKMPKSKVKEDALTLCNKGIAICGELAKYAPEQKCDEKKTNEIIKDTKKLHEDAMKFDCESKKKSGSPALTPQSPMKFREEEKTGRKSASQVATENARFRIEQSREQLKQTRDSYEKAVQNMEKNQKELTDILVDMQKCKIKEIDFDTTIKMLVKGMDAMGRVKEQWEKMVRFFQMVANIVKTSLGTTLETFVKTSEDTMKLSYSCKLFAKDILYNQAFQASNISSLVHMISGTYCEVSSKYLMDRISSLGKLMAMDKEKPEFMQERLKLQQSCKEAQEGILHLVLRNKAEFERKIDDRIAKIETELKAVLPSDPPQETERIKEIVQSSFGDEDKYY, from the coding sequence atgGCTGGCGCAATTGCACGAACCACTCAAGATCTGACCAGTGCAGCCGACATGCGGAACACCACCCAGATGCTGATGCAGCCCAATGCAAACTGGGAGGAGTATCTGGCTCCTGGTCCTATCTCTGTTGCAATCATGGGGGAGCTAGTCTTCATCTCCTCAAACACCGACTTCTCCATCAACAAGAATCCCCCAAAAGACGGATTCAAGTACATAAAGTACCCAGAATCCTTCAGAGCCTGTCTTATGCAAGTCTGTAACTTAGGCTGGCATGCATTCAACACAGCTCACAAGAACATGGATCAAATCCGCATACATACAGCCAATGTTCCAGGTTTCATGAAGTCAGCAGTCAAGATTCTGTTTCAGAATAACGATGAAATTGTTAAAAGTCTTCTCCCAAACATGCTGGAAAGCATCAGTAGAATTGCAGACCAATGTGTGGTCTTGGCAGACGGTGCTGAAAAGCAGTATGCTGATGTCATTTGTTTGATCCAGGAGCTGCTGGAAGCCTGTATCAATGCTGAatacttttatggagaaaaGCTGGAAGAGATCAAGATGAAAATTCAGGAGAACAAATTGAAGGAACAGACTGCTAAAGAGATCACGGAAAGATCCAAGAAAACCTTTGAGACCTTGTCAAAGGAGATGGAAGAAGCTCAAAACCAGTACAAAAATGCAATGAATTCCCTCCCATCAGGGTGGGAGATAATAGGCATGGATGTAGTTGAGGGACTTGGTCAGATAGTAACAGTTTTAGGGAATGCATGTGTTTCGATGAGTTCTTCAAACACTGAAAGTTCTGGGAAGACAGCCTCAAAAACAAATCCCAACAAGGAGGGTGAGAACAAAGACATGGTCTCAGAAATCGCCATCTACAGCAGATCCGAACAGATACTTAAACTCACATCCATTTTTGGAGAGTTCATCAATGACAAAGGCATAAACTGGAAAGAGCTCTATGACCAGAAAAACAAGTCTACAAAGACCAAATGGAGTGAAGATCAATTCAAGAGAATCTCTCAGGAGTTGGAGAAGATGCCAAAGAGCAAGGTAAAGGAAGATGCTTTGACTCTCTGCAACAAGGGCATTGCCATCTGTGGAGAACTGGCAAAGTATGCACCCGAACAGAAATGCgatgagaagaaaacaaatgaaataattaaggATACAAAGAAGCTGCATGAAGACGCCATGAAATTTGActgtgaaagcaaaaaaaagagtggTTCTCCAGCTCTGACCCCACAATCTCCGATGAAattcagagaggaggagaagaccGGACGAAAGTCTGCCAGTCAGGTTGCAACAGAGAATGCCCGATTCCGCATTGAGCAGAGCCGAGAACAACTGAAGCAAACGCGAGACTCGTATGAGAAGGCTGTGCAGAACATGGAGAAAAACCAGAAGGAGCTGACTGACATCCTGGTTGACATGCAGAAATGCAAAATCAAAgagattgactttgacaccacCATTAAAATGCTGGTCAAAGGTATGGATGCAATGGGCCGAGTGAAAGAGCAATGGGAGAAGATGGTGCGCTTCTTCCAGATGGTGGCTAACATTGTGAAAACCAGCCTTGGAACCACCCTGGAAACATTTGTGAAGACATCTGAAGATACAATGAAACTGTCCTACAGCTGTAAGCTATTTGCCAAAGACATCCTGTACAACCAGGCCTTTCAAGCCTCCAACATCTCCAGCCTGGTTCACATGATCTCAGGGACCTACTGTGAAGTGTCCAGCAAATATCTGATGGACAGAATAAGTAGCCTGGGTAAACTCATGGCCATGGACAAGGAGAAACCAGAGTTCATGCAAGAGCGGCTAAAACTGCAGCAGTCCTGCAAGGAAGCACAAGAGGGAATCCTGCATTTGGTCCTGAGGAACAAGGCTGAATTTGAGAGGAAGATCGATGACAGGATTGCTAAAATTGAAACGGAGCTGAAGGCCGTTCTGCCCTCCGATCCACCACAGGAAACTGAAAGGATCAAAGAAATTGTTCAGAGCAGTTTTGGGGATGAGGACAAATACTATTAA